A stretch of the Candidatus Neptunochlamydia vexilliferae genome encodes the following:
- the ltrA gene encoding group II intron reverse transcriptase/maturase produces the protein MTNKSKTEKGIKYPPTLISLREKLGQKAKREPKFRFYSLYGHLVRKDVLWTAWKISKRNKGAAGIDGNTFKDIEESPEGVQGFLTNLQTSLKEKTYRADPVKRVYIPKGNGGQRPLGLITIKDRIVQTTLLLILEPIYEPDFQDCSYGFRPNKSALEAIEILQKEIHHGKTQAYDADLEDCFGSIPQDKLLKTIELRIADRQILKLIRKWLKAPIREPGKPQYKPTKGLQQGGVISPLLTNAYLNWFDKAFQGPSNPAYKTGVRLLRYADDLVAVAKEITPELIEFIKRILEEKLGLKLNPEKTQTVNLNEGDSLNFLGYTFRYTPLIRAPHKRYCNYRVSKKAMIKARKTVKTLCKSACRLQVEDFIPRINLYLDGWGRYFSKGYPSKEFNKLNNYVKYTLMKQLHRKSQRGYKIGKDKSWHQFLKENGLVTLSKQRYA, from the coding sequence TTGACAAACAAGTCTAAAACAGAAAAAGGGATAAAATATCCCCCAACCCTCATTTCACTAAGAGAAAAACTCGGCCAAAAGGCCAAGCGCGAACCAAAATTTCGCTTTTACTCTTTATATGGACATCTTGTGCGCAAAGATGTCCTTTGGACCGCCTGGAAAATCTCCAAAAGGAATAAAGGAGCAGCAGGAATCGATGGAAACACCTTCAAGGACATCGAAGAAAGTCCCGAAGGAGTCCAAGGATTTCTAACAAACCTCCAAACATCCCTCAAAGAGAAAACCTACAGAGCCGATCCAGTAAAGAGAGTCTACATTCCCAAAGGAAACGGAGGACAAAGGCCCTTAGGACTCATCACGATCAAAGATCGCATCGTCCAAACAACCCTCCTCCTCATCCTCGAACCGATCTATGAACCAGACTTCCAAGACTGCTCATACGGCTTCAGACCCAACAAATCTGCACTAGAGGCCATAGAAATCCTCCAGAAGGAGATACACCATGGGAAAACCCAAGCCTATGATGCAGACCTAGAAGACTGCTTCGGATCGATACCCCAAGATAAACTTCTAAAAACAATAGAACTGCGAATCGCAGACAGACAAATCCTAAAGCTGATAAGGAAATGGCTAAAAGCTCCAATCAGAGAGCCAGGAAAGCCCCAATACAAACCAACAAAAGGGCTGCAGCAAGGAGGGGTGATTTCACCCCTTCTTACAAATGCCTACCTAAACTGGTTTGATAAAGCCTTCCAAGGCCCATCCAACCCAGCCTATAAGACAGGAGTAAGGCTGCTCCGTTACGCAGATGATCTTGTAGCCGTAGCAAAGGAGATCACTCCCGAGCTCATAGAGTTTATCAAAAGAATCCTCGAAGAAAAACTAGGACTAAAACTCAATCCGGAGAAAACCCAAACAGTCAACCTCAATGAGGGAGACAGTCTAAATTTTCTAGGGTATACCTTTAGGTATACCCCATTGATCAGAGCCCCACATAAGAGATACTGTAACTACAGAGTCTCCAAAAAGGCAATGATCAAAGCGCGGAAAACAGTCAAAACCCTATGTAAGAGTGCATGCAGGTTGCAAGTCGAAGACTTCATCCCACGTATCAATCTCTATCTCGATGGATGGGGAAGATACTTTTCCAAAGGATACCCATCAAAAGAATTTAACAAGCTCAATAACTATGTTAAATACACATTGATGAAACAACTCCATAGGAAAAGCCAAAGAGGATATAAAATAGGGAAAGACAAAAGCTGGCACCAGTTCCTAAAGGAAAATGGGCTAGTAACATTAAGCAAACAAAGGTACGCGTGA
- a CDS encoding ATP-binding protein, with translation MKKLPIGIQSISKILSENYVYVDKTTFIKELLDEGSPHYFISRPRRFGKSLFLNTLEEVFKGNKELFKECQIYNSNHDWQKYPILHLDFAQIHSTSPEGLEIGLQEALEDVAAAYGISITGASSQSQLKRLVIKLAEKNRVVVLVDEYDYPIINNLKSIEIAEKNRDLLKDFFGTIKSLDKYLKFTFITGVSKFSRVSLFSALNNLNDITMDPKYAGIMGYTEEDLLSNFTPHIASISKSQNREKTKILAELKEWYNGYHFSKSNTCVYNPFSTLNFMEKKEAEPYWYSTGTPSFLIHEVQKHPQSIVPLSGTTAKKSGLMDISNLEKIDLTALMFQTGYLTIDTYNPTTNRYHLTFPNKEVKESFLDSLIEHFTTITPTISSKCQQMLETYQLTSFFNEMSSMLASFPYQLFVKATEATYQPVLLGILKGMELEVEAEQATNIGRSDLIIQMEKTTYILELNAPSEQALTQIHDRKYFERYTQKGKEIALIGVTFSSESRTISSWKGELLSSDGHRVQSLDPNKSG, from the coding sequence ATGAAAAAACTTCCTATCGGTATTCAAAGCATCAGCAAAATTCTTTCTGAGAACTATGTCTATGTGGATAAGACAACCTTTATTAAAGAGTTGCTAGATGAGGGCTCACCACACTATTTTATATCCCGCCCCAGAAGATTTGGTAAATCGCTATTTTTGAACACATTGGAAGAGGTTTTTAAAGGGAATAAGGAACTATTCAAAGAGTGTCAGATCTACAATAGCAACCATGACTGGCAAAAATATCCCATTCTACACCTTGATTTTGCTCAAATTCATAGCACCTCTCCTGAGGGGCTAGAAATTGGGTTACAGGAAGCCCTTGAAGATGTTGCTGCGGCTTACGGCATATCAATAACCGGTGCTTCTAGCCAATCTCAGCTAAAAAGGCTCGTGATCAAACTTGCTGAAAAAAATCGTGTCGTTGTTTTGGTAGACGAGTACGACTACCCAATCATTAACAACTTAAAATCGATTGAAATTGCAGAAAAAAATCGAGACCTTCTGAAAGACTTCTTTGGAACCATCAAGAGTTTAGACAAATACCTAAAGTTCACATTTATAACAGGTGTGAGCAAGTTCTCTCGAGTGTCACTTTTCTCTGCCCTCAACAACTTAAATGACATCACAATGGATCCCAAGTACGCAGGGATCATGGGATATACCGAAGAAGATCTCCTTTCTAACTTCACACCGCATATCGCCTCTATCTCCAAAAGCCAAAATAGAGAAAAAACCAAAATCCTTGCTGAGTTAAAAGAGTGGTACAACGGGTATCATTTTTCAAAGAGCAACACTTGCGTTTACAACCCCTTTTCGACCTTAAACTTCATGGAAAAAAAAGAAGCTGAGCCTTACTGGTACAGCACCGGCACCCCTTCATTTCTCATTCATGAAGTTCAAAAGCATCCCCAGTCTATCGTTCCCTTAAGTGGGACCACAGCAAAAAAAAGTGGTCTCATGGATATCAGCAACCTCGAAAAGATCGATCTAACAGCCCTCATGTTTCAAACAGGCTATCTCACCATTGATACTTACAACCCCACTACAAACCGCTACCACCTTACCTTTCCCAATAAAGAGGTGAAAGAATCCTTCCTAGACTCACTGATCGAACATTTTACAACGATCACTCCCACAATTTCCTCAAAATGTCAACAGATGCTCGAAACCTACCAGCTCACCTCGTTTTTTAATGAAATGAGCTCGATGCTTGCTAGTTTTCCCTACCAACTCTTTGTCAAAGCCACCGAAGCCACCTACCAACCGGTCCTTTTAGGCATCTTAAAGGGAATGGAACTTGAGGTCGAAGCAGAGCAAGCGACAAATATTGGTCGAAGCGACCTCATCATCCAAATGGAGAAAACCACCTATATCCTAGAGCTTAATGCTCCTTCCGAGCAGGCCCTTACCCAAATCCATGACCGAAAATACTTTGAGCGCTATACCCAAAAAGGAAAAGAGATCGCTCTGATCGGAGTGACCTTTTCTTCAGAATCCCGCACAATCTCCAGTTGGAAAGGAGAACTCCTTTCCTCAGATGGACATAGGGTCCAGTCCCTCGATCCCAACAAGAGTGGGTAA
- a CDS encoding ATP-binding protein, translating into MKKLPIGIQNIREIIEENYIYVDKTRFAHQLISSGKHYFLARPRRFGKSLFLNTLEEIFKGSKELFQGCYIEQSNYDWKEYPVVYLDFSQFDNSSSEQLKKDLAEKLEETAQVHQLTIKAPSIQSKLRKLIEGLAKKERVVVLVDDYDKPIIDHLKNVEQAIENRDLLQRFFATLKSLDRYLKFIFTTGVSKFSQVSLFSAQNNLNDITMDPRYGAMMGYTVEELALNFEAHIDAIAKEENRKKEEIFAALKIWYNGYRFTKEKTPVYNPFSTLKYMDKKELEPYWYSTGTPSFLIHQVQKHPQSMVPLIGTTATKNELSNINDFDKIHLPALMFQTGYLTIDTYNPTTNRYHLTFPNKEVQEAFLNSLVKYFTTINPTVSSKCQQILETHQLTLFFNEIRSMLASFPYQLFVKATEATYQSVLLGILKGMELEVEAEQATNIGRSDLVIQMEKTTYILELKLNAPPEQALAQIHDRKYFERYTQKGKEIALIGVTFSSESRTISSWKGELLSTDGDRVQPLE; encoded by the coding sequence ATGAAAAAACTTCCTATCGGTATTCAGAATATTCGAGAAATCATCGAGGAAAACTATATCTATGTCGATAAGACGCGTTTTGCTCATCAATTGATCTCCTCTGGAAAGCACTACTTTCTTGCTCGACCTAGACGGTTTGGAAAATCTCTTTTTCTAAACACCCTCGAAGAGATCTTTAAAGGGAGTAAGGAGCTCTTCCAAGGCTGTTATATTGAGCAAAGCAACTATGACTGGAAGGAATATCCAGTCGTCTACTTAGATTTTTCCCAATTCGATAATAGTAGCTCTGAGCAGCTAAAAAAAGACTTAGCAGAAAAGCTAGAAGAAACTGCACAGGTGCATCAACTCACCATCAAAGCTCCGTCAATCCAATCCAAGCTCAGAAAACTGATCGAAGGGCTTGCAAAAAAAGAGCGGGTTGTCGTCCTCGTTGATGACTACGACAAGCCGATTATCGACCATCTCAAAAATGTCGAACAAGCAATCGAAAACCGTGATCTTTTGCAGCGCTTCTTCGCTACCCTTAAGAGTCTGGATCGATACTTAAAGTTCATCTTTACAACGGGAGTTAGCAAGTTTTCCCAAGTCTCTCTCTTCTCGGCTCAGAACAACCTCAACGATATCACTATGGATCCCAGATATGGCGCAATGATGGGATATACAGTAGAAGAGCTCGCCTTAAATTTTGAAGCACATATCGATGCAATAGCCAAAGAAGAAAATCGAAAAAAAGAAGAGATCTTTGCTGCCCTAAAAATCTGGTATAATGGATACCGTTTTACAAAAGAAAAGACCCCTGTTTATAACCCCTTTTCAACGCTCAAATACATGGATAAAAAAGAGCTAGAGCCCTACTGGTACAGCACCGGCACCCCCTCATTTCTGATCCATCAAGTCCAAAAGCATCCCCAATCTATGGTTCCCCTAATTGGAACCACTGCAACAAAAAACGAACTGAGCAATATCAATGACTTCGATAAGATCCACCTCCCCGCTCTTATGTTTCAAACCGGTTACCTCACCATTGACACCTATAACCCCACCACAAACCGCTACCACCTCACCTTTCCTAATAAAGAGGTCCAAGAAGCCTTTCTCAATTCCCTTGTTAAATACTTTACAACCATCAACCCCACAGTCTCCTCAAAATGTCAACAGATACTCGAAACCCACCAACTCACCCTTTTTTTCAATGAGATACGGTCGATGCTTGCTAGCTTTCCCTACCAACTCTTTGTCAAAGCCACCGAAGCCACCTACCAATCGGTCCTTTTAGGCATCTTAAAGGGAATGGAACTTGAGGTCGAAGCAGAGCAAGCGACAAATATTGGTCGAAGCGATCTTGTCATCCAAATGGAAAAAACCACCTATATCTTAGAGCTTAAGCTTAACGCCCCTCCCGAACAGGCCCTCGCCCAAATCCATGACCGAAAATACTTTGAGCGCTATACCCAAAAAGGAAAAGAGATCGCCCTGATCGGAGTGACCTTTTCTTCAGAGTCCCGCACAATCTCCAGTTGGAAAGGAGAGCTTCTTTCCACCGATGGAGATAGAGTTCAACCCCTTGAATGA
- the htpX gene encoding protease HtpX yields the protein MFRRIALFLMINILVVATISVVLSVLGVRPYLTTYGLDLEALAIFCLVWGMVGSCISLALSRKMAKWLMRVKLVGPDHEVYKMVARLARDANLPDTPEVGIFDSPQMNAFATGPTKRRSLVAVSSGLISQMEKGELEAVLAHEVSHISNGDMVTMTLIQGIVNAFVMFLARVLAYAVTSASRSNNRRFSYGSYYLFTILFEIVFMIAGTLVVTAFSRMREYRADRGAAILTRKEQMIAALERLKGVRTPTETKKSAMNALMISMPRRGMGLFSTHPSLDARIERLKELPGR from the coding sequence ATGTTTCGAAGAATTGCCCTTTTTTTGATGATAAACATTTTAGTTGTTGCAACGATTTCGGTTGTTTTATCGGTCCTAGGGGTACGCCCTTATTTAACAACTTATGGACTTGATCTAGAAGCTCTCGCTATTTTCTGTCTTGTTTGGGGAATGGTGGGCTCATGTATCTCTTTGGCCCTTTCTCGAAAAATGGCAAAGTGGCTCATGCGTGTCAAACTTGTGGGTCCCGACCATGAAGTCTACAAAATGGTGGCTCGCCTTGCCCGCGATGCAAACCTTCCCGACACCCCTGAGGTGGGAATCTTTGACTCCCCGCAGATGAACGCTTTTGCAACAGGACCCACAAAAAGGCGCTCCCTTGTCGCTGTATCGAGTGGACTCATCTCCCAGATGGAAAAAGGAGAACTCGAAGCGGTTCTTGCTCATGAAGTTTCCCACATCTCAAATGGCGATATGGTCACGATGACTCTCATTCAAGGGATCGTTAACGCTTTTGTGATGTTCCTTGCCCGAGTCCTTGCCTACGCGGTTACCTCTGCAAGTCGCTCAAACAATCGCCGCTTTTCCTATGGCAGCTACTACCTTTTTACCATCCTTTTCGAGATTGTCTTTATGATTGCGGGAACCCTTGTCGTAACAGCTTTCTCCCGGATGCGGGAGTACCGCGCTGACCGAGGGGCAGCGATTTTAACGCGAAAAGAGCAGATGATTGCTGCACTAGAGAGGCTCAAAGGAGTGCGCACCCCTACTGAAACAAAAAAATCGGCAATGAACGCTTTGATGATTTCGATGCCACGGCGGGGAATGGGCCTTTTCTCAACGCACCCCTCGCTCGATGCACGGATCGAAAGGCTCAAGGAGCTTCCAGGAAGGTGA
- a CDS encoding class I SAM-dependent methyltransferase, which yields MALKKNTLPRLDSVESMYEDSLHEISLFEGGFINFGYWTQSLPCSRNFSKKERLESEKNLYRYVGKELAINQSDVVLDLGCGLGLGTKLIAKEFLPKEIVGIDSSTHQINKANHLDEKVLAPKLNVRFQLENACHLSFKRHSFDKIISIEAVQHFESLMGFLKEAYKVLKANGNIGIATFFGTSEASFQKSANLIPTIKSYTDKLFPIQEVISSLEQVGFINIKVESIGKHVWPQLDKWISQGDLKDSWDKNWYIGYKQDLYDYYVVTAKKK from the coding sequence ATGGCTTTAAAAAAAAATACCTTACCGCGACTTGATAGTGTAGAAAGCATGTATGAAGATAGTCTACATGAGATTTCTCTATTTGAGGGAGGTTTCATAAACTTTGGCTACTGGACGCAGAGCTTGCCATGTTCAAGAAATTTCTCGAAAAAAGAACGCTTAGAAAGTGAAAAAAACTTATACAGGTATGTAGGAAAAGAATTAGCGATTAATCAATCAGATGTAGTTTTAGATTTAGGCTGTGGCTTAGGGCTAGGCACAAAATTAATTGCTAAAGAATTTCTCCCTAAAGAGATAGTTGGAATAGACTCTTCTACCCACCAGATTAATAAAGCAAATCATCTTGATGAAAAAGTTTTAGCTCCTAAACTTAATGTACGTTTTCAATTAGAAAATGCTTGCCACCTCTCATTCAAAAGACACTCCTTCGATAAAATTATTTCCATTGAGGCTGTACAGCACTTTGAATCACTAATGGGATTTTTGAAAGAGGCGTACAAGGTTCTTAAAGCAAATGGAAATATCGGTATTGCAACATTTTTTGGGACCTCCGAAGCCTCCTTTCAAAAGTCTGCAAATTTAATACCTACAATTAAAAGTTATACCGATAAATTGTTTCCTATTCAAGAGGTTATAAGCTCCTTAGAGCAAGTGGGCTTTATAAATATTAAAGTAGAAAGCATTGGAAAGCACGTTTGGCCACAACTTGATAAGTGGATTAGCCAAGGAGACCTAAAAGATTCTTGGGATAAAAACTGGTATATAGGATATAAGCAAGATCTTTACGATTATTATGTAGTGACTGCAAAAAAGAAATAA